CTTCGTCGTCGACTGCATGGACGGCAAGATCGCCCGGCTGAACGGGACCGGCACGGTCTTCGGCCAGTGGCTGGACTTCGTCCTCGACCGGGTCCGGGTCTTCTTCTGCGCGCTCACCCTGTTCGGCGGGCAGTACGCGCAGCACCACGACGTGAAATACCTGTGGCTGATGTCCGTGGCCATCTTCCTGGACCTGGTCCGTTACCTGAACGGAAGCCAGGTCGCCAAGGTCCGCCGCGGCATGAAGGAGAACCTGGACGCGCTGAAGTTCCCGGTCGAGGTGCACCCGGACGCGGCGCAGGACATGGCCGAGCCGGGCGACGAGGCGGCCGACGACGAGCCGGTGGCGGCAGCCCGCCCGCAGTCGCTGAAGAGCCGGATCGGCGCCACCCTCAAGCGCAACCGGATCCGCACCCACCTGTTCAGCGGCATCGAGTACGAGATGTTCGTCTACATCCTGGCCCCGCTGACCGGCCTGATCTTCCCGATCACCATCCTCTCCGGCGCCGCCATGCTGGCCTTCGAGTTCCTGCTGATCTACAAGCTGTACCGGACCACCGCGGCCTACCCGGCGAAACTGAAGGCGGCGCAGGCGCGGTACGACGAGTACCAGGAGTCCCGCGTCCGCAGCACGGTCTGAGCCCTTCCCCCGGCACCTGACGCCCCCGGCGGTTTCGCCGGGGGCGTTCCGCCGCCCCGGCCCGCGGCGCAGAATGGCGGCATGGCCGACAACGAGGCTCACCTCACCTTCCGCCGCGCCCGGGACTTCCTGCTCGACCATCGCGAGGACTACCCGGTCGCGTACGAGGAGTTCGCCTGGCCGCGGCTCGACCGGTTCAACTGGGCGCTGGACTGGTTCGACGTGATCGCCGCCGGCAACGACGAGCCGGCCCTGTGGATCGTCGAGGAGGACGGCAGCGAGCAGCGGCTCTCCTTCGCCGAGCTGTCGGAGCGCTCCAACCGGGTGGCCAACTGGCTGCGCGAGCAGGGCGTCCGCCGCGGCGACCGGATCGTGGTGATGCTCGGCAACCAGGTGGAGCTCTGGGAGACCGTGCTCGCCGGGATCAAGCTGGGCGCCGTGCTCATCCCGGCCACCCCGCTGCTCGGCCCCGCCGACGCCGCCGCCCGGGTCAGCCGGGGCGGCGCCCGGCACGTGATCGCGATGGGCGCCGCGACCGGCAAGTTCGACCAGGTGGATCCGGCCGTGACCCGGATCGCGGTGGGCTCGGCGCCGGGTTGGCGCGATTACGGTACGGCCTCCGCGTCGAGCCCCGACTTCACTCCGGACGGCCCGAC
Above is a genomic segment from Actinoplanes ianthinogenes containing:
- a CDS encoding CDP-alcohol phosphatidyltransferase family protein, coding for MKVTLQEIRERTYKPIDAWWTVLLVDPLASRLVRIVAPYRWITPNVLTLIATIIGVGAMVSFAQGDQQWLIVGAILFHLSFVVDCMDGKIARLNGTGTVFGQWLDFVLDRVRVFFCALTLFGGQYAQHHDVKYLWLMSVAIFLDLVRYLNGSQVAKVRRGMKENLDALKFPVEVHPDAAQDMAEPGDEAADDEPVAAARPQSLKSRIGATLKRNRIRTHLFSGIEYEMFVYILAPLTGLIFPITILSGAAMLAFEFLLIYKLYRTTAAYPAKLKAAQARYDEYQESRVRSTV